Below is a genomic region from Echinicola rosea.
ACTGCATTCATGTCAAGTACACAACAACCCTTCGAAACTGAGTTTTACAATGTTGGTTCAGGACTTCAGGAGACTTTCGATCTTGGTAATGGTTTTAGTAAGAGTCAATTGGCTTCATTTGCACTACGTCTAAACTATTCATATTTGGATAAGTACTTGGTAACGGTTTCCAATAGATGGGACGGGTCTTCCTTACTTTCTGAAGGTAACAAGTGGCAAGCCTTTCCATCAGTTGCTTTAGGTTGGAGGTTGAATAAAGAGGACTTTTTGGCCAATTCATCCACTGTTTCAGATTTAAAGTTAAGAGCCGGCTATGGAACGGTGGGGAATAATAATGTAGCGCCTTACAGAACGGTGAATGCGTTGACCGACCAGACATATTATGATTTTGATGGTGTGGCAGCCAATGGTTGGGCACAAAATACCCTTGCCAATAAATTACTCACATGGGAAAAGACCGAGGAGATCAACGTGGGGGTAGATTTTGGATTTCTGATGAACCGTATCACCGGTAGTGTGGATTATTATAACCGGCTTTCTGATAACCTGCTGGTGACCCAACAGCTACCTTTGGAGATGGGCTTTAGCGATATTGCCTCAAATGCCGCTTCTGTACGGAACAAAGGGGTGGAAGTGATGTTGAACACCATCAATGTGGAAAACAGCTTGGTGACTTGGTCGACTACTTTTACGTTTACCAAAAACACCAATTCCATTGAGTCCTTGTACGGCCAATCGGAAGTGGATGATGTAGGAAATGGTTGGTTTATCGGAGAGTCCATCGATGCGCATTATAATTATATTTATGATGGAGTATGGCAAGCAGGTGAGGATGCCGCTGCTTATAACCAAACCGAAGGACAGGCTAAAGCAAGAGATGTAAACAATGACGGTGCGATAAATCCCAATGACGATCGGGTGATCCTTGGTTCTTCTAATCCTTCCTGGACGGGAGGTATTATTTCCAATCTCCAGGTAGGCAATTTTGACATGAACTTCTCAGTGGCAACCCAGCAAGGGGTATTGGCTTACAGTGATTTCCATAGCAATTTTACGAACGTTACCGATAGAGGACGCCAAAAACTGGCCATCCCCAATTGGTATGTTCCGGAAAATCCAGTGGGAATTCCAGCACGAGTAACCAATGAATACCCTCAGCCAAGAAATGAAGGTGCTCACTGGGGTAGCGGAATGGCCTATTATAAAGATGCTTCCTTTGTGAAGGTCAATAATATTGGGGTAGGCTATACCCTTCCAGAAACCTTACTTAGCCGTGCCAACCTCAAGAAGGTAAGGGTGTATGTCAATGTGCTTAATCCGTTTACGTTTACCGACTATGATGGTTGGGATCCTGAATGGGCTCAAGCTAGTTTGGGAATCGGACGTGTAAGTACTATTACGACGCAGTTTGGATTAAGTGTTAAGTTTTAATTTACAGATTTGAAGAATGATGAAGAAGATAAATTCAATTTTCGCCATGATCATGCTGTTCGCAGCTACCGGCTGCGCAGAGTTTTTGGATGAGGATAATAAATCGAATGTAATAGCAGAGGAATTCTACCTGACTGCTGAAGGATATGAGGCCTTGATAAATGCGAATTATTCAGCACTTCGTAATATTTATGGAGATGACCCCTGGATGTTTGTGTGTGGGACTGACCTGTACCAAGAAGGTCGTGATCGCCCTCCCCAAGGCTTAAGTAAATATTTTGAGCTGAACAGTGCCTCCTCCGGGGTGGATTTTCTATACGTAAATTGCTACAAGGCCATTCAATTGGCCAATTCGGCTATTCATTATGCCGATATCACGGAGCAGACAGGGGTGACCACCCAATACTTGGGGGAAGCGCGGTTTTTGAGAGCCAATGCTTATTTCCTACTGGTGCAGAGTTATGGTGGCGTAGGAATGATTACCGAATACGTGGAGGAGCCTATTTTAGAATTTGATCGTTCCAGCGCTCAAGAGGTATATGCCTTTATTATTTCAGAATTGGAAGGGGCCATGGGGCAGGTGTCTTCGGGTGCCTATGATGGACACGTAAACCAGCGAGCTGTCGAAAACCTGTTGGCAAAGGTGCACCTTACCAGGGGATACGAAGAATTTGGTACGGCCGATGACTTCTCCAAAGCAGCAGCTTATGCCGATAATGTGATCAATGGCCAAGCGCTTAACCTTACTTCGGAAGAACTTTGGACTCCGGGAAACGATATGAATGAGGAAGTGATCTTTTCGGTACAATGGAGTGCAGGATCGATCAGTGCTGATCCAACTGGTATTGGCAATGAGCAGCAAAGCTATTTTGGTCCCTACATGGGAGGTTCAGAAGTGTCCGGAGATGCTCCCTATAAAACATACACGACTTTGCCCAACCGATTTGCCCTTAATCTATTTGAGGAAGGGGATGAAAGGTGGTATTCGACCTTTATGACAGAGGTTTTTACGAGATATTATGCCTATTACGATGAGGATGATCATAGCTCCTTGATGGTAGCGGATTTCTACGAACCTAGGTGGTTTACGGCACAGGACAGCATCGATTATGTAAGTGCTCATCCTAACGTCGAATACCATTCTTATGGCACTACAGACCCTAATGGAGGGGCTATTTCTTTGGATAGGGCTACGATGATCGTAAAGAAGTTTGATGATCCTACATCACTATTTGGTGGATCCACCAGTACACGGGATTTCATCGTTTCCAGACTTGGAGAGACGTATTTGGTGGCTGCTGAGGCTTATTTGCAGGCTGGAGATCCATCTACTGGACTTGATCGATTGAATGTGGTCAGGGAGCGGGCAGGTGTCGCCGATGCTACATTGGCAGAATTTGATATCGATTATGTCCTGGATGAAAGGGCTCGGGAACTTTTGGGAGAATACCATCGGTGGTTTGACCTGAAAAGAACTGGTAAATTGGTAGAAAGGGCTTCAGCTCATAACAGTTGGATTACTGAATCCAATTTCGAAGGAGCGAACGGGAACCTTAAAATCCTCAGACCGATCCCTCAAAATGCCATTGACCTTAACCAAAACAAAGATTTTCCTCAAAATCCTGCTTATGACTAAGCAAAGGGTAAAATGTGAATATGAAAAGAGGGCGGCCAATGTTGGCCGCCCTCTTTTCATATATTTACCATCTTCTTAAAAGAGGGAGAAGCTCCGGATTACCCAAAATAATCCTTGGTACTAAAATTCATATCGTACCCAATATACCTCTTGATTTTATTATCCAAGGTCCAAATTTTCAGATCATATGTTTTGGCACATAGGATAATCATGGCGTCAATAAGCCCTACTCCATGGTGAATTAACTTGTTTTCTTGGGAATAAATACCCGCGCTAAAAGTCAATCCCGGATAATCCAAGAGTTTCATATTGGAGAAAAACTCCATTATGAAAGTGACTTCCTTTTTATGTTTGGCTCCTTGCGCCAGTTCTGCAAAAACCACTTCAAGGCTGTAGGCATTGCCTTCTTCAATGAGTTGAAGACCCGGATTGATAAAGTCCGGATTGCCCCGGAAATATTCTATCCAAACCGACGTATCTACCAATACGCCGTTCATTCGCGGTTTTGTTCTCGGAGGTGGTCTGCACCATAGGAAAACTCCAGAGGTTCATTTACAAGCTTAGAGGACAAATGTTGAATTTTACGCTTGGACAGATAATCCTTGATGGCAACTTTAAGTCCATCTGTAATGGTCTTTGCCCCGGTTTCTTTGATCAGTTCCTCAATCATTCTATCTTCGATGATGGCTGTAATTTTCATAATCTTATTGTTTTATTTGAAAAAAAATATACGATAATGAATCGTATATTTAAATAGTATAGAAGCTTTTTTTTCTTAAATAGTTCTTTTTTAAGTAGTTGTGGTGTTTTTTAGAGCGCAGATGGTATTATTTAAATCCAATTTCCAGCTGGTCTGGCAGGAGTTTAAATGATCTTCGGTGCAGTGGGGTAGGACCCAGGTTTTGAATTCCGGTACGATGTTGTTTGGTGGGATAGCCCACGTTTTTCTCCCACCCATATCCTGGAAACTCTTTGGCATAGGTGGTCATGAGATTGTCCCGGTGCACTTTGGCCAATATGGATGCGGCCGCGATGCTGGCGTATTTGGCATCTCCCTTAATGATGCAATCAAAGGGAATTTCCAGGTCGCTTTTAAAGCGGTTGCCATCGATCAATAGATGATCAGGCCTGACAGTAAGTGCCTGTATGGATCTGGTCATGGCCAAAAAAGAAGCGTTGAGGATGTTGATCTCATCGATTTCTTGTACGGATGATTCAGCTACCGCCCACGCGATGGCCTTTTCCTTGATTTCATCGACTAAACTTTCCCTGTTGGACTTGCTCAATTTTTTGGAATCATTGATGAGGGCGTGTGCGAAGTCATTGGGCAGAATCACGGCAGCAGCCACCACGGGGCCACATAAGCAGCCTCGGCCCACTTCATCACAGCCCGCCTCCAATCGGTCAGCTTCTAAATAAGGTAATAGCTTCATCAATAACTTTTTCTTCTCTTGGGTAATATTTATGGATCATTTCCGCTACCAGACCTGTCCATCCCGTTTGGTGGGAGGCGCCGAGGCCTTTCCCGTTGTCACCATGAAAATATTCATAGAAAAGTAGGTAATCCTTAAAATGAGGATCATTTTGCATCTTTTCATTATCCCCAAAGACAGGTCTTTTCCCTTCTTTATTGCGCATAAAGATCTCTATGTTTCTAAGGGACAGTTCTTTGGCGATGATGTCAAGTGTCGCGTATCTCCCAGAACCAGTGGGGTATTCGATAGGAAAATCCCCTCCATAGTAATAGTTGAATTTCTTTAGGGCTTCCATGATCAGCCAGTTAATAGGGAACCATATCGGTCCTCGCCAGTTTGAATTGCCACCAAACATGCGGGTGTTGGATTCCCCAGGCGTGTACTCCACGGTATGTTTTTCGCCATTTAACTTCATGGAATAAGGGTGGTCTTTATGGTATTTGGATACAGAGCGAATGCCATAATCAGAGAGAAATTCATCTGGATCCAATAACTTCTTGAGCAAGCTCTTCATTCGATGCCCTCTCAGCAAGGAGAAAAGATGGCGTTTATCCTTGCCAGGCTCGATCCAGTTGGAAACCAAGGATGCCAGTTTTGGTTTTTCTTTTAGGAAGAAGTCCAGCCGTTTTTTGAACTCGGTGAGATTTTCATACATTTCTTCTTTGATAGGTTCCACGGCAAATAGCGGTATGATCCCAACGATGGACCTTACTTTCATACGCTTGGGGGCCGTGTCATCGATGTGCAGGACATCATAAAAGAAATTGTCTTCGTCATCCCAGAGGCTGATATTGTCCCCAGAGATGTTGTTCATGGCACCTGCGATATACAGGAAATGTTCCAGAAACTTGGTGGCGGTATATTGATAAACTTTGTTGAACTCACATAAGTCCAGCGAAATCCTCAATAAATTGAGAGAGAACATGGCCATCCATGACGTGGCATCTGCTTGCTCCAATCGGCCACCAAATTTATCCACATGGCTTCGGTCAAAAAGGCTGACATTATCCAGTCCCAAGAAGCCGCCTTCAAAGATATTCTGTCCATCGCTGTCTTTTTGGTTTACCCACCAAGTGAAGTTGAGCATCAGCTTGTGCATGGCACGTTCCAGAAATTCCTGATCGCCCTTGCCGCCGTTCATTTTCTTGTCCATCTGGTAAACCCGGTGCACGGCATAGGCGTGGATTGGAGGGTTCACGTCGTTAAAATTCCACTCGTACGCAGGGACTTGGCCATTTGGGTGCATGTACCATTCGCTTAATAGCAAGAGGAGCTGCTCTTTGGCAAATTCCGCATCAAGCCTAGCTAACGGGATGCAGTGGAATGCCAAATCCCACGCAGCATACCAAGGGTATTCCCACTTGTCCGGCATGGAAATAATATCGTAATTCTGAAGGTGCCTCCAGTTATGGTTTCTACCCTTTTTACGTTCTTGGGGTGGCATATAGCGGCCAGGATCTCCTTCCAGCCAGCGTTCTACATTATAGTAATAAAACTGCTTGCCCCACATCATGCCGGCATAAGCCTGTCGCTGGATGCTACGGAGCTCCTTGTCCGTAACATGCCCTTGAAGGTCATGATAAAATTCATCTGTTTCCTGCAGCCGTTTTTCAATGATGCTGTCACCGTCTTTGGTGTCCACCGCAGCATTTTTATGGGCCATGCGAAAGGATACGGTGTGGCAGCCTCCAGCAGGAATTGTCACTTTGTAAACTGCTGCAGCTTTGGTGCCGAAATGGTCGGGATTGAGGTGGCCTGTTTCACCGTCCACCACATAGTCATTGATGGCATCTTTCAGGAATTCTTTTTGGTTTCCAATATTGTATAGCTTCTCCCTATTGGTTTCATTGTCGCAAAACAGTAGCTCAGGATCTCCATCGAAGTGGAAATGGTAGTTGCCCAATTTGGGGTTGGAAGCAAGGATTTTGTGGTTATTACTTTTACTTAGCTTGGGCAAAAATGGTTCATGTCCTGTAAACCATGTCTTTCTGAACCAAATGGTGGGCATTACCCAGATTTCCGCATCTTCCTTGCCGCGGTTATGAATCGTGGCTTTGGCTACGATATCTTCATAGTCTTCCTTCGCGTACTCCATGAAAATATCGAAATAGGCATCATCTTCAAAAATTCCGGTATCGATCAGTTCATACTCAGGGTCATTTTTCCCCCTTTTGGCATTTTCATCGACCAGTTCTTGGTAGGGGAATTCATGTTGAGGATACTTATAAAGCATCTTCATATAGCTGTGCGTAGGTGTGGCGTCCAAATAATAGTAGAGCTCCTTTACATCTTCCCCATGGTTCCCTTGGTTTCCTGTGAGGCCAAATAGCCTTTCCTTGATCATGGGGTCTTTTCCGTTCCAGAAAGCCCAGGCCATGCAGAGTTTTTGCTTGCTGTCACTGAATCCCCCAATACCTTCTTCTCCCCAGCGATAGGCCTTGCTACGGGCATTTTCGTGGGTCACGTTTTCCCATGCAGCGCCGTCTGGACTATAATCCTCCCTCACAGTTCCCCATTGCCTTTCCGTAAGGTAAGGGCCCCACTTTTTCCAATGCTTTAACCTGTCGGTATCTTCTTTAAGTCTTGTTCTCTCTATATTCATGAAATTGTCTTCAAAGCCAAAACCCGAATTTACGAGTTTTATTAAAAACTATATCTTTGGAGTGGTTAAGCTTTTACGAAGAAAATTATTTTTTATTGGAAATCGATTAAGACTGATTTGACCAAAATGAATGAAGCGAAAAACAGCTGCTAATTCAGACGTTAACCGTGTATTTTGGATAGCTTACAGGCAAGTTAGGCTGCCAGTTATTTTGGGATGATAAAATTTCCGAAAGCTTTTTTTCCAATTCCCTTTCCCAATCTACAAAATTGGAAGGGGTATTATGCGAAGATTGTAAAAAAATATCAAATTTTTTGAAATCGAACTCGTTGTGGGATATTCCCGCTTGGGCGGCCAAGGCATCAAGGGCATTGCAAGCCTGCTCATACTGCCCCTTCACGGGTACCATCATCACGGGCTTTCCAAAGTACATCGCTTCACAAATCGATTCAAATCCCGCTGTGCTCAGCAATCCACGACAAGCGGCCATTTTTTCCAGGTAGAGCTGGTCGTCAATCTGGTGAAACGTGAGGTTAGGCGTAGGATAATATGGAGAAGGCATCTCTTTTTTGTCCCAAAATGCCTCGATTTTTATATCGGGATGTTTTTTACTAAAAGCGATGACCTCTTCTGAATAGCCAGAATTTACCATGTAAGTAAGGATATAATCACCTGAGGATGGCTGTAGTTGTTTCACTTTTGGTCGGAGAAGGGGAGGAATGACGGTTATATTGTTTCCGAATGATGGCGGCAAGCTTCGAAAAGATAGGGCAAGGCACTTTTGTGCGCCCAAGGCGGTAACTTTAGTGTTTAATTTGAAAAGAATTTTTTGGATAGGGGCGCCGGGCGCAAAGGGAAAATCAGGATGTGATATAAGGTACTGGTGGCCAATCGTCCAAAAGGAGGACTTTGGTCGATAAAAGAAATTATAAATGCCAGCCAAGAGATCGTAAAAGTTCAGGATAATATCTGGCTGACTGCTTTTGACCACTTGGTCTATCAGATTTAAACTGTCCGAAAACCGTCTGGCCCTGTAGAGGTTATGGCGGATAGTCTTGCTGATATTGATGGATTTTTCCTTTTTGTCAGCTACAAAATTGGGACTCTCAAACTGGATGAGGTTGGTTTTTAGGCCTTTTCTCACAAATTCAGGAATATTCCGGCGGCTGCTTGTGCCGATCAGTACATCCGATACCAGATGACCCTGACTTTTCAGCAACTCAAATAATGCCAATGCCTGTGTCATGTGGCCTCGACCTTCACCCTGTACGATAAAGATAAACTTCATGTTCAAAAGCGGAATGGCGGCAGTTCCAGGTCTTCATTTGGTTTTTGGAAGGAAACTGCAGCGTAGGATTCATTTTCTTGAATGGGGATGATTTTGCCGTCGTTCATGTTGTTTTTGGCAAAATCAAGCTCATTGTAATAGATGAGTTGCCAGTTGCCTTCATAATCCTCTGCCAGTGCACTCATGGTCTCTACCCAATCTCCGGAATTAAGGTATTCGATACCGTCGATGGTTCTGGATTCGGCTTTGTGGATGTGTCCACAGATGATCCCGTCACAGCCCTTGGTCTTTGCCATGATTGCCAGTTCCTTTTCGTATTTGTCTATGTAAGAAACGGCTGATTTTACTTTCCCTTTTACATATTGGGAAAGTGAATAATAGGGAAGCCCTCTTTTCCTTCTGTAATGGTTGATTTGACGGTTTAGCCAGAGTAAAAAAGTATAGCCAATATCACCTAGGTAGGCTATCCAGCGTAGGTTTGTGGTGATGCTGTCAAAGACATCTCCATGAAGGATATAATATTTTTTGCCACAGGATTCGTACATCATGTCCTTTTGGATGGAAAGGTTTCCGATTTTCAAAGGAAGCACCTGATCCAAAAAATCATCGTGATTTCCACGCAGGTAATATACCTTCGTGTTATCATTCTCGATCATCTTAAGAATCCTGTTAAAGAAGCGTGTGTGCTTTCGCTTCCAGACCCCAGATTTCTTAAGTTGCCAACCGTCTATAATATCACCGTTTAAGATGAGGTTTTCACAGCGGTATTTTTTAAGAAATCGAACGACCTCTTTTGCTTTGGAACCCTTTGTTCCCAAATGGATATCCGAAAGTACGATGGTTTTGAATTGTGTCTTCAATATCTTACTTGTTTTGGTAGCAAGATATAAAATGGGAATTAATTGATGATGAATGACTTATTATCAAAATGCGATGCTTTCAGAGAAAGTTGTATTTTCTTGTGAAATAAATGTTACCTAAATATTAAAAAGCTCGTTTACAGGAGGTTTGATACTGTGGCTAGGGTTGGGGATTGATGAAAATATAATTTTGCCAAGGCAACGGACTTGATGGAGCGTTGTTTTCTGAGGTGGATTATTGCTGCGCTAGGCATTAAAGATGAGCTTGAAGGTGGTCCCCTTGCCGACAGTGGACTTTACTTGGATATTGCCCTTGTGCCTTCTCATGATCTGTTTGGAAAGACTTAGGCCGATACCAGAGCCTTTCTTTTTGGTGGTAAAGAAGGGGATGAAAATTTTGTTCAGCGCGTCCTCTTCAATCCCTTTTCCCGAATCAGAGATTTCTATAATTATTTTTCCTGCTTCGTCAATAAAGGCATGTAGGCTGATCTTTTTGGAATCGGCTTCTTCCACTGCGTGGATGGCATTTTGAATGATGTTTATCAGCACCTGTTCGATGAGCGAACTATCAGCAAATAACAGCAGGTCTTTGGGCTCGATCCTCTTTTCACAGCCAATCCCATGCTGCTCAATCTGGTGTTGGAAGAGAACGGCCAGCTGGTCAAACAACTCCTGTAGGCTGATGGCCGAGAACTTCGGTACTGGAATATGGGCGAGGCTTCTGAAGTCGCTTACAAAGTCAATCAATCCCTCACTTCGTTTTTCAATGGTGCTAATCCCCATAAGGTAGTCCTCTATCTCTGCTACGGGGACTGCTTGATCTTTTTCTACTTGCGATTGGATGTCGCTTTTTATGGTGGAGGCCAAGGATGAAATGGGAGCGATGCTGTTCATGATCTCATGGGTAAGCACGCGCACCAGGTTTTGCCACGCTTCCATTTCTTTTTCCTCCAATTCACTTTGGATGTTTTGGAGGGAGACTAGCTTGAATTTCACCCCCCTTAGCACCAACTCAATGACATAAACGGACAGCTGCATGATGCCGTCTTGATGGGCGATTTTTATGAGCTCGCTTCCTCCTGTCCTGAGCGTCTGAATGGCATTGTGGAGTTCTTTGTTGACCTTGTCGATTTCTTGAATATTGCCCAGTTGGTCAATGTTGAGCATGCGCTTGGCAGCAGTATTGAGGATCTGAATCCTGCCATCCTCTTCAAAAGTGATCAGTCCGATGCTTAGGTGCTGGAATACGGACCTAAAGTACTGGTAATTGGCTTCTTTTTCGGCTTGGTCTTCTTTTAGTTTTGCCAGGATGGCATTGAACTCAATGTGGAGGTCATCGGTTTCGGTACCGTCAAATTTTACTGGATATACCGTGGAATAGTTGTTTTGTTTGATATTGTCCAAAAACTGGCGCACCTTCTTAAAGCTGCTCTCGGCGTAGTTGACCAGAAAAATCAGTTGTGCAATGACAAGAATGATAAACAGTGAAGTGATAAACACCCCAGTACTGTTCAGAATTGCATAAGAAAGTACAAAGAGTGTCAAGGTAAGCAATGCGACCCTACCGAGTAAGCCAATTTTATAATCCATATTTTTCCAGTCTTCTGTACAGGGATGCCCTGGTCAGTCCGAGTTCTTTTGCTGCTTTGGAGATGTTTCCTCCGTTTTTATCGATTGCTTTTTGAATCACGTTCTTTTCTACTTCATCCAGGTTAAGGGTTCCATTACTTTTTACCTTTTCTGTCGTTGGTTTGGACGAAAGGAAAAAGAAGTCCCTACTGTCCAGTTCATTACCTTCTGCCATGATGATGGCCCTTTCTATGGCATGCTGCAGTTCACGGATATTGCCCGGCCAGCTATAGTTTTGGAGCAGTTGGATGGCGGCAGGTTTGAAACCTGAAAAATCCTTACGGTATTTTTTTGCATAGATTTTCAGGAAATGGTTGGCCAGCAAGGGGATGTCATCCTGTCTTTCCCGAAGAGGAGGGAGAAATATCTCCACGGTGTTGACCCGGTATAGCAAATCCTGGCGGAAGGTATTGTCCATTACCATATCATGGACTTTCATATTGGTGGCGCTGATTAGTCTGATGTCCACCGGGATGGATTTATTGGTGCCGATACGGGTGACTTCACGTTTTTGGAGGACGGTAAGGAGCTTGGATTGGAGCGGCATGCTGAGGTTACCGATTTCATCAAGGAAGAGTGTGCCCTTGTCGGCGACTTCGAAGCGTCCTGCGCGGTCTTCTTTGGCATCGGTAAAGGCTCCTCTTTTATGCCCAAATAGCTCACTTTCGAATAAAGTCTCCGTAATGGCCCCCATGTCCACACCGACAAAAATCTCATCCCTTCTGAGTGATCGGTCGTGGATTGCCCTGGCTATAAGTTCTTTACCTGTGCCGTTTTCTCCCAAGATCAGCACGTTGGCGTCTGTTTGGGCCACTTTGTCTATGATGGAGAATATATTCTTCATTGAAGAACTTTGCCCTATGATTTCCGAAAAGGGTTTCTTCATATCCGCTTGGAGCTGGCGGGACTTTTGGGAGATGTTGTCCACTTGGTCATAGCTCTCTTTCAGTCTGCTGGCAGCACTCAAGGTGGCCAATAGCTTTTCATTTTGCCAGGGTTTGAGGATAAAATCAGTGGCACCTTCCTTCAGTGCCTGTACGGCCATTTCCACGTCTCCAAAGGCTGTAATAAGAATGACCACGGCCTTCGGGTCGATTTCTTTGATCTGTTTTAGCCAATGGAAACCTTCTTTCCCAGAAGTGGTGTCTTCTGTAAAATTCATGTCCAGAAGGATGACATCATAATTGTTGTTGTTGACCAAAAATGGAATCCTTCGAGGATCTTTTTCTATGGTAACTTCTTTTGCATATTTTTTTAGCAGCATTTTCGCCGCAAATAGGAGGTCTTCATTATCGTCAACGATCAATATTTTGCCTAAGCTAGTGTCTTCCATCATCGTGTGTGTTTTTGTTATGCAATATGCTTTGGCTTTTGCTTAAATGGTGCCATCTTTATAAATGCCTAATTTAACGAATTTAAATAGGTTTTTAGGTATTTGGTGTTCGTTAATGAACAAAAATAGATCGTTTTTGAACGGTTTTTAAATCAACCTTGGGATTCTTTTTTATCCCTTCCAAAAAGTATTACCTTTAGCGTTATTCACAAAAAAAGAAATAATAAATGTCTGTAGCAACTAAAGGAAGTACCGTAAAAGTACATTACACTGGTAAGTTAAAAGACGGAACCGTATTCGACTCTTCAGAGAACAGAGAGCCACTTCAGTTTACAGTAGGCGATGGAAATATGATCAAAGGGTTTGACACTGCTGTAAGCGGAATGGAAGTAGGACAGGATAAAAGCATCACGATCCCTAGCGCCGACGCATATGGAGATAAAAGAGATGATATGATGATCGACGTGCCTGTGGAGCAAGTACCTGCAGACATTAAACCCGAAGTGGGGATGGATCTTTCTATCCAGAATCAACAAGGTCAGCCTGTGCCTGTGAAAGTGGTGCATGTAGATGAGCAAAAAATCACTTTGGATGCCAATCACCCATTAGCAGGTGAAGATTTGGTGTTTGATATCAAATTGGTAGAAGTAGAATAAGAAAGTGATTTCTTAAAATCAAAAAATGAGAGCCCGGTTTTCCGGGCTTTTTTTATGGGGGATAATCGAGGGGTAAATGCGGGTAAAAGGGATCAAGTTTAAAAGTTGGGGGCTACCAGTTTCCTTAATGGCAAAATCCCCGTTTAAAAATGCCACATAGTACCAAAGGCACCAAGTGCATGTTGGAACTGACTTTAACCCGCATTTTGCACTAGCCTATCTATTGCGACCTGACACTACTTCAAAATCAGTCGCTTCGCTGCTGTTTTCGTTTTCACCATAGCGATGCTATGATTCAATCTCGAAACAGCCTATTACTTGATCCGGGAAAAGCATAACAGTTTGGGACGGCTAATTTTATCAATGGTAAAATCCTGGATAACTAAAAATACCACAACATCCCAATGGCACCAAGAGGACGGTTTAACCCGGAATATGCATTAGCCTATCTGTTGCGACCTGAAACTGCTTCAAAATCAGTCGTTTCACTTTAGTTTTCGGCATTACCGTAGCGGTGCTACGCTAATGCCTCCAAACTAACTGATTTTCTTGCACTTTCAGCTCTCACTACGATTCCTAACGCATAATCCGGGTTTAAGCTGAATCGAAAGCAATCTACGATTGCTTTGTCCCACGGATCCTTGGTGTCGTATCATTGTATCAATAAATAAAGAAATTTATCGCCCCATAGAAATA
It encodes:
- a CDS encoding RagB/SusD family nutrient uptake outer membrane protein, coding for MMKKINSIFAMIMLFAATGCAEFLDEDNKSNVIAEEFYLTAEGYEALINANYSALRNIYGDDPWMFVCGTDLYQEGRDRPPQGLSKYFELNSASSGVDFLYVNCYKAIQLANSAIHYADITEQTGVTTQYLGEARFLRANAYFLLVQSYGGVGMITEYVEEPILEFDRSSAQEVYAFIISELEGAMGQVSSGAYDGHVNQRAVENLLAKVHLTRGYEEFGTADDFSKAAAYADNVINGQALNLTSEELWTPGNDMNEEVIFSVQWSAGSISADPTGIGNEQQSYFGPYMGGSEVSGDAPYKTYTTLPNRFALNLFEEGDERWYSTFMTEVFTRYYAYYDEDDHSSLMVADFYEPRWFTAQDSIDYVSAHPNVEYHSYGTTDPNGGAISLDRATMIVKKFDDPTSLFGGSTSTRDFIVSRLGETYLVAAEAYLQAGDPSTGLDRLNVVRERAGVADATLAEFDIDYVLDERARELLGEYHRWFDLKRTGKLVERASAHNSWITESNFEGANGNLKILRPIPQNAIDLNQNKDFPQNPAYD
- a CDS encoding PIN domain-containing protein; translation: MNGVLVDTSVWIEYFRGNPDFINPGLQLIEEGNAYSLEVVFAELAQGAKHKKEVTFIMEFFSNMKLLDYPGLTFSAGIYSQENKLIHHGVGLIDAMIILCAKTYDLKIWTLDNKIKRYIGYDMNFSTKDYFG
- a CDS encoding DUF2191 domain-containing protein is translated as MKITAIIEDRMIEELIKETGAKTITDGLKVAIKDYLSKRKIQHLSSKLVNEPLEFSYGADHLREQNRE
- a CDS encoding ribonuclease HII — translated: MKLLPYLEADRLEAGCDEVGRGCLCGPVVAAAVILPNDFAHALINDSKKLSKSNRESLVDEIKEKAIAWAVAESSVQEIDEINILNASFLAMTRSIQALTVRPDHLLIDGNRFKSDLEIPFDCIIKGDAKYASIAAASILAKVHRDNLMTTYAKEFPGYGWEKNVGYPTKQHRTGIQNLGPTPLHRRSFKLLPDQLEIGFK
- a CDS encoding MGH1-like glycoside hydrolase domain-containing protein; amino-acid sequence: MNIERTRLKEDTDRLKHWKKWGPYLTERQWGTVREDYSPDGAAWENVTHENARSKAYRWGEEGIGGFSDSKQKLCMAWAFWNGKDPMIKERLFGLTGNQGNHGEDVKELYYYLDATPTHSYMKMLYKYPQHEFPYQELVDENAKRGKNDPEYELIDTGIFEDDAYFDIFMEYAKEDYEDIVAKATIHNRGKEDAEIWVMPTIWFRKTWFTGHEPFLPKLSKSNNHKILASNPKLGNYHFHFDGDPELLFCDNETNREKLYNIGNQKEFLKDAINDYVVDGETGHLNPDHFGTKAAAVYKVTIPAGGCHTVSFRMAHKNAAVDTKDGDSIIEKRLQETDEFYHDLQGHVTDKELRSIQRQAYAGMMWGKQFYYYNVERWLEGDPGRYMPPQERKKGRNHNWRHLQNYDIISMPDKWEYPWYAAWDLAFHCIPLARLDAEFAKEQLLLLLSEWYMHPNGQVPAYEWNFNDVNPPIHAYAVHRVYQMDKKMNGGKGDQEFLERAMHKLMLNFTWWVNQKDSDGQNIFEGGFLGLDNVSLFDRSHVDKFGGRLEQADATSWMAMFSLNLLRISLDLCEFNKVYQYTATKFLEHFLYIAGAMNNISGDNISLWDDEDNFFYDVLHIDDTAPKRMKVRSIVGIIPLFAVEPIKEEMYENLTEFKKRLDFFLKEKPKLASLVSNWIEPGKDKRHLFSLLRGHRMKSLLKKLLDPDEFLSDYGIRSVSKYHKDHPYSMKLNGEKHTVEYTPGESNTRMFGGNSNWRGPIWFPINWLIMEALKKFNYYYGGDFPIEYPTGSGRYATLDIIAKELSLRNIEIFMRNKEGKRPVFGDNEKMQNDPHFKDYLLFYEYFHGDNGKGLGASHQTGWTGLVAEMIHKYYPREEKVIDEAITLFRS
- a CDS encoding glycosyltransferase family protein; translation: MKFIFIVQGEGRGHMTQALALFELLKSQGHLVSDVLIGTSSRRNIPEFVRKGLKTNLIQFESPNFVADKKEKSINISKTIRHNLYRARRFSDSLNLIDQVVKSSQPDIILNFYDLLAGIYNFFYRPKSSFWTIGHQYLISHPDFPFAPGAPIQKILFKLNTKVTALGAQKCLALSFRSLPPSFGNNITVIPPLLRPKVKQLQPSSGDYILTYMVNSGYSEEVIAFSKKHPDIKIEAFWDKKEMPSPYYPTPNLTFHQIDDQLYLEKMAACRGLLSTAGFESICEAMYFGKPVMMVPVKGQYEQACNALDALAAQAGISHNEFDFKKFDIFLQSSHNTPSNFVDWERELEKKLSEILSSQNNWQPNLPVSYPKYTVNV